The Polymorphobacter megasporae genomic sequence CCCAGTCGCTCCGAGCACAAGAAAGGTGGATGGCTGAACCATGATCTAGCTCCGGTCGGTTGCAGGGGCGGCACCGATGGCCAGCCACGCCTCGGGAAATGTAGGACGGAAAAGCAGGGTTAACGTGATGACCGAATAGCCGATCGTACCAGCCACCAGCAGCAGCGCGGCCGCTTGGCCCCCTACTCGCAAAGCCAGGAAGGCGATCAGCGGCATTGCCTGCATCGCGTGTATACCGCAGAAATGGGCCAGGCGCAGGCGAAGGCCTGTCCGGCGTCGCTCGTCCCGCGTTATCCTCGCTCCACTAGAACCGACCGTTGCCGTGCCAAGCCGTGCCATGCTCGATCCGGTCAGCGCCCCGAAGACAAAGGTCAGCACCAGCCCAGCGACAATTGCTGCCGCCATCAAGGGCGCAGTGTCCGCGCGTGGCCGTGCCGTGATTTCCCACGCCAGCGGCAGCAGCATGCCGACGAACAGGATCGCCAACACCCCCATCAATGTCGAAATGGCCATGTCGAGCGGTGTCGCGCGGTTGAAGTGGGAGCGGCGCCCGCGCGCCGCCTGACCAACGATGCACAGAAACTCGACCGTCGCTCCGATCAACAGCCCCCAGGTGGCGAGCTGGACCAAGCCTGACTCAAGTCGTGCGGGGCGGACATAGTGCAGCATCCAGGCGACGGTCAGCAGGTAAACCGCGATCGAGAGCGCGAACTTGGTCGGCTTGATCGCCACCCGTTCATGGCCGACGCGGCGCGTGTCGAGCAGCGCCCAGAGCACGCCCAACGGAACAAGCGCCAGCATCCCGAGGCCGATCGTCGTTACCGCGTATACCGGATTGAGCAGCAGAAAATCATTATGCGCCATTATGGGTGCCCGTGATGATACGTCGCTTGAGGTAGAGCGAGAGCACTGGACGGGGTATCCTTGAACGTCCGCAATGTTGTAGCGATCGTCCAGAATGACAGCCGACCCGCTTTCCGACGTCCTTCAACTGCTGAGACCGCGAGCCTATGGCTTTCGCGGCCTAGATATCGGCGGCGACTGGTCTCTTTGGTTGCCACCCCAACCTGTCGTTCGCTGCTATGCTTTGCGAACGGGCGCATGCGGGCTTTGGCTGGACGGCGTTGCGCCGGTCCAGCTCGCGGCGGGCGACTTCGTTCTATTGCCGCAGGGTCAAGGTCTGGTCATGGGAAGCAGGCCCGACGCCCCAAAAATAGACCTCGAACGCTTTTTTACGACGGCATCGGGAGATACGGCTATTTTCGAAGAAGGCGGCGATTGCCGCGGTCTCGGCGGCTACTTCGAAATGGCGGGTGTGGCGGCCGACCAGTTGTTGCGAGCGCTTCCGCCTGTGGTGCGGCTGGGAGCAGGCGCGGACGCGTCGGGGCTTCTGTGGCTGGTAGACCGCCTGATGGCCGAGCTGCGTACGCCTCGCCCAGGCGGACGCCTCATTGCCGAGCATCTTTCGCAGACGCTGCTCGTCGAGGCACTTCGGCTGCATCTGGCGACCGCGGCCCAGCGGACCGGGACTTGGCTCGCAGCGCTCGCAGACCCGCAGCTCGCGCGGGCGATCGAAGCCATGCACGCCGACCCGGGCGGGCGCTGGACGTTGGATGCGCTGGCCAAAATTTCCGGTCTGTCTCGGTCTGGCTTCGCCCAGCGCTTCTCCGATGCTTGTGGAGAGCCGGCGATCACCTACCTTGCCCGTTGGCGGATGATGCTCGCCAGTGACCGACTAGCGCAAGGCGTGCCGACTGCGATCGTCGCACGTGAGCTTGGTTATGGCTCGGAAAGCGCGTTCGGGGCGGCATTCCGCCGTATCACAGGAATGTCGCCGGGTCGGCTCCGCAGCGCCTGAGCACTTTCCCCAGCCATTCCCAAAACTCGATCCTTTTTGGAAAGACAGCTGTCGCCTCCGACCTCCTGAAAGCTGCCTGTCCGTTCACCACCTGACTGCCGTCAAACGCGCGCTCGATCGTTGTCATCCGCCAGTCGCTACCGGCTCACAGTTCAGCAACGATCGTTTGCTCGCAATCCTGGGGAAGCCCATGCATGCCTTGAGGGGAGCCCGACAGAAGATGATTGACCGCCGAACTTTCGTGGCCATCGGCATCGCTGGGTTAGCCGAACCCGCTCTCTCCCGTCCGGGAGCCGACACTGCGGACCTTTATAGCAGGGCGGTCGTGATTGACGGCAATCTCGTGCCGCCGATCGAAGGGAGCGGCGCGCTATCGGCCGAAGCCGTGATCGCCATCCAGAGTTCGGGACTTACCGCCGTGAAGGCGGATGTTGACGGGTCGGACACCTTCGACAGCGCTAACGAGATGATCCGCGACTTTAGATCGGCGATCGCCAGTAATAGCACGCTTCTCGCACAGATTCAGGAAGTGGCGGACATCCGTCGCTGCAAGGAGTTGGGTAAGCTCGGCATCATTTTCTCCTTCGAGAAGGTTGGACAGCTCGATGGCAAGATCGCCAGCATCGACCATTTCCGCGCGCTTGGCGTGCGGGTCATGCAGCTGAGCTATAATCAGGCGTCGGTATTTGCCTCGGGCGCGATGACGCCGACGGTCGCCAGCACCGGGTTGACCGAGCTCGGTCGCAGCGCGGTCGATCGGATGAACAAGCTGGGCGTCACGATCGACCTGAGCCATTCTGATGCCAGGACGACCATGGATGTTCTCGCGGCTTCGCGGTCATCTCCGATTATATCGCATGCCGGCTGCGCCGCGATTAATCCTCATCCACGCAACAAGCCCGACGAACTTTTGCGCGGCGTTGCCGAAAAAGGTGGCGTCGTTGGCATCTATGACCTGCCCTTTCTGGCACCACTCGACCGTCAGCCAACGGTTACCGACTATATCGCCCATCTGCTTCACGCGCTGAATGTGTGTGGCGAGGATCACGTCGGTATCGGCAGCGATGCAATGTTCGCGGGCTTCGACACATCACCTGAGAATATGCGCGGCTACCTGAAAGTCGTCGCCGATCGTAAGGCGCGCGGTATTGGTGCTCCCGGGGAGGAGCGTCCGCCCTTTGTTATAGGGATGAACACGTCGCGTCGTGCGGAGGTGATCGCAGACGCCCTGACAGCTAAGGGTCTATCGGCGCGCGTGATCGAAAAGATCTTGGGGAGCAACTGGGTGGCCGCGTTCGAACGGAGCTGGATGCCAGCCTGATGATTGGTCCAGGCGCACTTCTTGCCTCCAATGGGGCCGTCTTCAGACAGTCCGCTTCCGGACGCCGCGAGCGGGATAGCTGCCGTTCCCCACACCGCGGACCCGGCGCGGCTGCCACCCTTCGGACAAATCGTTGCCGTTGCGATAAGCGTGTTGAGGGCCGTAGGAAGCACGAATGTCCCTCGCCGAACTTGGCTGTCGTATCTGCATATTCGGGCCGTCGAGCAGTGGTAAATCGACGTTGGCGACGGCCATCGGGCGATCTCACGGTCTTCCGGTTGTCCACCTCGATCAACTCCACCACCAACCGGGCACGGACTGGCAGCCGCGTCCGCTGGAAGAGTTTTCCGCCCTGCACGACAAGGCCATCGATGGTGCATCGTGGGTCATGGAAGGTAATTACTCACAATACGTGCCGCGGCGTCTCAACCGTGCGACCGGCGTCATCCTGCTTGATGTTTCGGGGACGACCAGCCTCCTACGCTATCTGCGGCGCTCGTGGTTCGAGCGTGACCGGCACGGGGCGCTCGAGGGCGGGCGCGATAGCGTTAAGTGGTTGATGATCCGGCATATCCTTGTCGCTACGCCGCCGAGTCGCAAACGATACGCAGCGATGTTCGAACAAATCAGCTTGCCCAAAGTGAAGTTGGCATCGGCGCGCGACGTGCGCGATTTCTACCGCTCCGATAAACTTCAGCGTTCAAAGCCGTGAGCCGCCCCGTCTGCTCCCCGCCGCTTCACCGTCCTAAGGCAAGGACAAAACCACATGTGGAGAAGGGGGGCCGGTAACTGCCCGGCAGCTTCCTGGCGTGGAACGCGACATAGCTGCCGTAAGAATAGTTGCGCTTCCGATAGCGGCTCTCGCCGCCGTGTCGGTTATTACCGAGCTGCAATGCCGATAGGAGACGCCGACAATGTGGAGCGAGGTTCTCACCTTCTCAGCCGCATCGAGGGTAGCATGGCGCAGATTTTAAAACCAACCGGTTTTGACATCAGCACTCTGGCTACATTTCTTCCTTCAATCCCGCGCGGATCAACAGCCAGTTAACGGGATAGCTAGTGCAGAACCCCGACAACATCGAGAGCTGCATCGCGAACCAGAACTCGGGGGTATTCACCGCTGCGATGCCGCCAAAAGCGTTCGAATACCATCCGAACTGGATAGCGGCCATCAGCCCGTACATGCCGATCTGCCACGCGCTGATTGACGCGATATCGACCTTCACCGCAGCTACGATACCCTCACCCAAGCCAAGGCCTCTCATTGGTGCGATCGTAAAATACTGGAAGACGATGCCGATCCCGAAAGCGAGAATGAAGTCGGGTATCCAGACCGCAAACGTCTTCTCGGCAAAGATGCTGTGCCAACCAAACCATATCGCGATCGATGGGATTGCGAACGCTGCCCACTCCGCGATGATGTCCCCAAGCGTGCAGCCCGCGCCGCAATGGCTCGACCCTTTGGCCACCATCACCGGGAAAGGCGGTTTCGCCTCGTCATCTTGGTTTTTGGTCTTCGCGCGTCCCCAGATATAGTAGCCTGCTGTCCACAGGAGGCTACCAAACAGCGCGGTTAGCGGCCATACCAGATTCATGATCCACATTTTCTGTGGACGCCCCGTCTCATCGAGCGCGATCGTGATCGCACACACTGCGCCTACCGCTAGCGAGAGGATCGCGAGCGTGTGAAGCCAAGCTGGAAACGTCGCGAACATCATTGCATGGACTGGCTTATCGGAACGGCGCCGGGTGTAGCTTTCCGTCTGCGAATACGTTCCCGGGGGTCGCGATCATTG encodes the following:
- a CDS encoding dipeptidase, translating into MIDRRTFVAIGIAGLAEPALSRPGADTADLYSRAVVIDGNLVPPIEGSGALSAEAVIAIQSSGLTAVKADVDGSDTFDSANEMIRDFRSAIASNSTLLAQIQEVADIRRCKELGKLGIIFSFEKVGQLDGKIASIDHFRALGVRVMQLSYNQASVFASGAMTPTVASTGLTELGRSAVDRMNKLGVTIDLSHSDARTTMDVLAASRSSPIISHAGCAAINPHPRNKPDELLRGVAEKGGVVGIYDLPFLAPLDRQPTVTDYIAHLLHALNVCGEDHVGIGSDAMFAGFDTSPENMRGYLKVVADRKARGIGAPGEERPPFVIGMNTSRRAEVIADALTAKGLSARVIEKILGSNWVAAFERSWMPA
- a CDS encoding DUF4396 domain-containing protein, with the protein product MMFATFPAWLHTLAILSLAVGAVCAITIALDETGRPQKMWIMNLVWPLTALFGSLLWTAGYYIWGRAKTKNQDDEAKPPFPVMVAKGSSHCGAGCTLGDIIAEWAAFAIPSIAIWFGWHSIFAEKTFAVWIPDFILAFGIGIVFQYFTIAPMRGLGLGEGIVAAVKVDIASISAWQIGMYGLMAAIQFGWYSNAFGGIAAVNTPEFWFAMQLSMLSGFCTSYPVNWLLIRAGLKEEM
- a CDS encoding isopentenyl transferase family protein produces the protein MSLAELGCRICIFGPSSSGKSTLATAIGRSHGLPVVHLDQLHHQPGTDWQPRPLEEFSALHDKAIDGASWVMEGNYSQYVPRRLNRATGVILLDVSGTTSLLRYLRRSWFERDRHGALEGGRDSVKWLMIRHILVATPPSRKRYAAMFEQISLPKVKLASARDVRDFYRSDKLQRSKP
- a CDS encoding AraC family transcriptional regulator, whose amino-acid sequence is MTADPLSDVLQLLRPRAYGFRGLDIGGDWSLWLPPQPVVRCYALRTGACGLWLDGVAPVQLAAGDFVLLPQGQGLVMGSRPDAPKIDLERFFTTASGDTAIFEEGGDCRGLGGYFEMAGVAADQLLRALPPVVRLGAGADASGLLWLVDRLMAELRTPRPGGRLIAEHLSQTLLVEALRLHLATAAQRTGTWLAALADPQLARAIEAMHADPGGRWTLDALAKISGLSRSGFAQRFSDACGEPAITYLARWRMMLASDRLAQGVPTAIVARELGYGSESAFGAAFRRITGMSPGRLRSA